In the Commensalibacter nepenthis genome, AACACTTTATAATTGCTTAGATTAATATATTGGATTTAAGGTTGAAAATGCAGAATAAAAAGCTTCCAGATTATACACACCTCATTGGATGGATAGGAACATTTACAGCTTGTTGTATGTATTTTTTTTATATTCCACAGATTTTGGATAATTTACACGGGCATGTTGCCCAACCATGGCAGCCTGCGGCAGCGATGGTGAATTGTACAATTTGGGTATGGTACGGGGTTAAGGTCAAAGACTGGCCTGTTGCAGTAGCCAACGCACCAGGAATTCTATTTGGTTTTGTTGCTTTTGTGACTGCTTTATAATCGATAAAGGGTAATACAATATTATCCTTATTTTGTTATGATTTATGCAAAATCTCCTGACAGACCTTCTAGGTTTGTATGTTGATTTTTCATTTTTTCGAGAGATATGTTGCATTGCTCCATCAGCATCATGGTGATAATGTCCGTGAATAAAAATAAAGATTGTTCTAATAAAGTGGACATGGGTTGCACAGAGTGAATTTCTGAATTGATTCCAAAGATTTGTCCTGGTATATGAACGCATAGATCTGCATATTGACCATGTTCATTTTCGGGATGTGCTGTTAATAAAACAATTCTTGCACCAACCTTTTTAGCCAGTTGAATGACATTCAATTCTACATTTGTGACCGCACAATGCACAATTAAAAGGTCTCCGTTGCCAATACAAGGGGTTGTGGTGTCATAAACAACGTAACTATCAAAACCCATATGTTTTAGTCGCATTGCAAATCCACGTACGGATAATTGCATTCTGCCCATACCATAGAGTTGAATGGTCTTCGCTTGCTGAATTTCTTTGATAAGTTGTTGTACCTGTTCGGGATTAACAGCTGTCAAAGTTTTAAGATTTTCTTGAAGGACGGTGTGAACATGGTCTTTGTAAGTTTTCATTATTATTCTCCATAATATATCAATGATAAGGATAAGATCAATTTGTAGGGATTGTTCGCGTTGTTTACAGATTTTGTTTAAAATAACCACCTAAGACCTCATAGGGTGTTTTTTCTTGAATGCCTTTATGAGGTTTAACAATGTTATAATAATTAATGAATCGTTTCAACTTTAACTTTCGATCCTGAGCATTGACGAACAATTCACGCTCATGCCACATTTCCATGAGTGTGCGAATGACGCGCTCTGCTTTGCCATTGGTTTGAGGGCAAGCTGGCTTGGTGAACTTTTGGTTAATCCGATTGGTATAACAGGTTTTA is a window encoding:
- a CDS encoding SIS domain-containing protein; its protein translation is MKTYKDHVHTVLQENLKTLTAVNPEQVQQLIKEIQQAKTIQLYGMGRMQLSVRGFAMRLKHMGFDSYVVYDTTTPCIGNGDLLIVHCAVTNVELNVIQLAKKVGARIVLLTAHPENEHGQYADLCVHIPGQIFGINSEIHSVQPMSTLLEQSLFLFTDIITMMLMEQCNISLEKMKNQHTNLEGLSGDFA